The Kordia sp. SMS9 genome window below encodes:
- a CDS encoding Lrp/AsnC family transcriptional regulator: MKLDQTDKTLLALLQHDSKQTNKELSNKLNLSVTAVYERIKKLEKEGIIQKYVALVAKKAIAKNFLAHCHVRLTQHSKEFVMKFEREIIKLEEVLECYHVSGDYDYILKVLVKDMEGYRDFMVTKLTAIPNIGNTHSIFVIGEVKHTTAISI; the protein is encoded by the coding sequence TTGAAACTTGATCAAACCGATAAAACGTTGCTGGCATTGCTACAACACGATAGCAAGCAAACTAATAAAGAACTTTCGAACAAATTGAATCTTTCGGTAACTGCTGTATATGAGCGTATTAAAAAGCTGGAAAAAGAAGGAATCATTCAAAAATATGTGGCATTGGTTGCTAAAAAAGCCATTGCAAAAAACTTTTTGGCGCATTGCCATGTACGACTCACGCAACATTCTAAAGAATTTGTGATGAAGTTTGAACGTGAAATCATCAAACTAGAAGAAGTGTTGGAGTGTTATCATGTAAGTGGCGATTACGATTACATTCTCAAAGTATTGGTGAAAGATATGGAAGGATATCGTGATTTTATGGTGACAAAACTCACGGCAATTCCCAACATTGGAAATACGCACAGTATTTTTGTCATTGGAGAAGTAAAGCATACGACGGCGATTTCAATTTGA
- the lpdA gene encoding dihydrolipoyl dehydrogenase yields MNSYDVAVIGSGPGGYVAAIRCAQLGMKTAIIEKYSTLGGTCLNVGCIPSKALLDSSHHYEEAVKHFDTHGIEISGEVKVNLEKMIARKQAVVDQTTGGIDFLMSKNKIEVYKGLGSFKDATHVAIAKEDGTTEEIEAKNIIIATGSKPSNLPFITLDKERIITSTEALKLKEIPKHMIVIGGGVIGLELGQVYKRLGSEVTVIEYADRIIGGMDAGLSKELTKVFKKQKFKILTSHGVKSVERVGDEVVVKADNKKGEEVEFRGDYCLVSVGRRPYTDGLNAEAAGVKLDDRGRVEVNNHLQTNVSNIYAIGDVVKGAMLAHKASEEGSMVAEIIAGQKPHIDYNLIPGVVYTWPEVAAVGKTEQELKDAGIAYKAGQFPMRALGRSRASMDLDGFIKILADATTDEILGVHMIGARAADLIAEAVVAMEYRASAEDVARMSHAHPTFAEAIKEAALAATEDRALHV; encoded by the coding sequence ATGAATTCATACGATGTAGCCGTAATTGGCTCTGGTCCTGGCGGATATGTTGCTGCCATTCGTTGTGCACAATTAGGCATGAAAACTGCAATCATTGAAAAATACAGTACGCTTGGTGGAACCTGCTTAAATGTAGGTTGTATTCCGTCAAAAGCGTTGTTAGATTCTTCACATCATTACGAAGAAGCTGTCAAGCATTTTGATACACACGGAATCGAAATTTCAGGAGAGGTAAAAGTAAATCTTGAAAAGATGATTGCGCGTAAACAAGCTGTAGTAGATCAAACCACAGGAGGAATTGATTTCTTGATGAGCAAAAATAAAATTGAAGTTTACAAAGGTTTGGGAAGCTTCAAAGATGCTACACACGTTGCTATTGCTAAAGAAGATGGTACTACGGAAGAAATTGAAGCGAAAAATATCATCATTGCAACAGGAAGTAAACCATCAAACTTACCATTTATCACACTCGATAAAGAACGAATTATTACCTCAACAGAAGCTTTAAAACTAAAAGAAATACCAAAACACATGATTGTGATTGGTGGAGGTGTTATTGGTTTGGAATTAGGACAAGTGTACAAGCGTTTAGGTTCAGAAGTAACGGTGATTGAATATGCGGATCGAATTATTGGCGGAATGGACGCGGGACTTTCTAAAGAACTCACGAAAGTATTTAAAAAGCAAAAATTCAAAATCCTTACGTCGCATGGTGTAAAATCTGTGGAACGTGTTGGTGATGAGGTTGTGGTAAAAGCAGACAATAAAAAGGGCGAAGAAGTAGAATTTAGAGGCGATTATTGTTTGGTTTCTGTAGGACGTCGTCCGTATACAGACGGATTGAACGCTGAAGCAGCTGGCGTAAAATTGGACGATCGTGGGAGAGTAGAAGTGAACAATCATTTGCAAACCAATGTTTCAAACATTTACGCCATTGGCGATGTGGTAAAAGGTGCCATGTTAGCACACAAAGCTTCGGAAGAAGGCTCGATGGTAGCTGAAATTATTGCGGGACAAAAACCACATATTGATTACAATTTAATTCCTGGTGTTGTCTACACATGGCCAGAAGTTGCTGCGGTTGGAAAAACAGAGCAAGAATTGAAAGATGCTGGAATCGCATACAAAGCAGGACAATTTCCAATGCGTGCGTTGGGAAGAAGTAGAGCGAGTATGGATTTAGATGGTTTCATCAAAATATTAGCTGATGCAACTACGGATGAAATCTTAGGTGTACACATGATTGGTGCCAGAGCCGCCGATTTAATCGCGGAAGCTGTCGTTGCGATGGAATACAGAGCTTCTGCGGAAGATGTAGCGCGTATGTCGCATGCACATCCAACCTTTGCAGAAGCCATCAAAGAAGCAGCCTTAGCCGCTACAGAAGACAGAGCTTTGCACGTGTAA
- a CDS encoding Crp/Fnr family transcriptional regulator, whose product MNSVWYLNDVNLFNIFCPHKFEKYKDAHEFDAYKKQDYIYFEEDSATKVYLIDSGKVKLGYYTEDGEEVVKSILSKGELFGEKAILGEEKRNEFAQSMDNATSICPIGVDTMHDLMRGNQTFTLKIYKFIGFRIKKLERRLQLLLFKDTKTRLLEFLKELCEEYGYECEKTGDNVIKHPYTQKDIASLIGTSRPTLNIIMNELKEAKIIDFNRKEIRFIQ is encoded by the coding sequence ATGAATTCTGTATGGTATTTAAACGATGTCAATCTCTTTAATATCTTCTGTCCGCACAAATTTGAAAAGTATAAAGACGCGCACGAATTTGATGCGTACAAAAAGCAAGACTATATTTACTTTGAAGAAGATTCTGCCACGAAAGTATATTTAATTGATAGTGGAAAAGTAAAATTAGGCTATTACACCGAAGATGGAGAAGAAGTAGTGAAATCCATTCTGTCGAAAGGCGAATTGTTTGGTGAAAAAGCCATATTGGGCGAAGAGAAGCGAAATGAATTTGCACAATCTATGGACAACGCTACGTCCATTTGCCCAATTGGTGTAGACACTATGCACGATTTAATGCGCGGCAATCAAACCTTTACGTTGAAGATTTATAAGTTTATCGGTTTTCGCATCAAAAAATTGGAGCGTCGATTGCAACTATTACTCTTCAAAGATACCAAAACACGTTTGTTAGAATTTCTAAAAGAACTCTGCGAAGAGTACGGATATGAATGTGAAAAAACGGGCGACAATGTCATCAAGCATCCATACACTCAAAAAGATATTGCAAGCTTAATTGGTACGTCGCGTCCTACATTAAACATCATTATGAATGAATTGAAAGAAGCAAAAATTATTGATTTTAATCGCAAAGAAATTCGCTTCATTCAATAA
- a CDS encoding anti-sigma factor has translation MIKKLILGIAIGCFAVSCSSDDDATVALSNLNVNLNGLENLGSDFVYEGWIIVNGSPVTTGTFTVDDAGTLSRTSFSVNTDQLASATAFVLSIEPAVDSDPAPAATKLLAGDFSGNTATVGLDPVTSNGNFDNASGVFFLRTPTDEMPGAANNGNDQYGVWYGNPGAPPTSGLNLPPLADGWKYEGWVVVDGTGPLTTGTFTTFGAVDEFNGFSGAENTVGPPIPGEDFFLNAPAGFTFPIDVRGRTVVISVEPSPDNSPAPFLLKPLVGTAGNDTAPATNDFNLNAASFPTGTIVR, from the coding sequence ATGATAAAAAAATTAATTTTGGGAATAGCGATCGGATGCTTCGCTGTCTCATGTAGTAGTGATGATGATGCCACAGTTGCATTATCAAACCTAAATGTAAACTTAAACGGATTAGAAAATCTTGGAAGTGACTTCGTGTATGAAGGTTGGATTATCGTCAACGGAAGTCCAGTGACCACAGGAACTTTTACAGTAGACGATGCTGGAACTTTGTCAAGAACTTCTTTTTCTGTAAACACAGATCAATTAGCTTCCGCAACGGCATTTGTATTGTCTATTGAGCCAGCAGTTGATTCAGATCCTGCACCAGCAGCAACTAAATTATTAGCTGGAGATTTCTCAGGAAATACCGCAACTGTAGGATTAGATCCTGTAACCAGCAACGGAAACTTTGACAACGCTTCGGGTGTTTTCTTTTTAAGAACTCCTACCGATGAAATGCCAGGCGCAGCAAATAACGGAAACGATCAATATGGTGTTTGGTATGGTAATCCAGGAGCGCCACCAACATCAGGTTTAAACTTACCACCTTTAGCGGATGGTTGGAAATACGAAGGTTGGGTTGTGGTTGATGGAACAGGTCCTTTAACAACAGGCACTTTTACCACATTTGGAGCTGTAGATGAATTTAACGGATTTAGCGGCGCTGAAAATACGGTTGGTCCTCCAATTCCAGGAGAAGACTTTTTCCTCAATGCACCAGCTGGTTTTACCTTCCCAATAGATGTACGTGGACGTACCGTTGTCATTTCTGTAGAACCGAGCCCAGATAACAGTCCAGCACCATTTTTACTAAAACCTTTAGTAGGAACTGCTGGAAACGATACAGCACCAGCCACAAACGATTTTAACCTAAATGCGGCATCTTTTCCAACAGGAACAATTGTGCGATAA
- a CDS encoding OmpA family protein, whose protein sequence is MKKLNFILILSCFFFVGKVFSQDHSEKIDALAEQLKFKSSISLELKKESVDVLDTIANILKTTSYTYNIESHSGMRGKSSDNLIKTQKRAIIIKKALVKRGINPSRLNTVGFGETSPKTSMPNTRGRSWNERIELIKKE, encoded by the coding sequence ATGAAAAAACTAAACTTTATTTTAATTCTAAGTTGTTTCTTTTTTGTGGGAAAGGTCTTTTCGCAAGATCATTCCGAAAAAATAGATGCACTTGCTGAACAATTGAAATTTAAAAGTTCTATATCACTTGAATTGAAAAAAGAATCAGTTGATGTTTTAGATACAATTGCAAATATCTTAAAGACTACTAGTTATACTTACAATATTGAATCGCATTCAGGAATGAGAGGAAAAAGTAGCGATAATTTAATTAAAACTCAAAAAAGAGCGATAATCATTAAGAAAGCGCTTGTAAAAAGAGGAATTAACCCTAGTCGTTTAAATACAGTAGGTTTCGGAGAAACTAGTCCTAAGACTAGTATGCCAAATACAAGAGGGAGATCATGGAATGAACGGATTGAACTTATTAAAAAAGAATAA
- a CDS encoding TlpA disulfide reductase family protein: MKLTKKHWYNIIFVVVLVLIIFTPVGTFVKIKFNQAKMLFFSPTNIEVSERVVISDFDWNLVDSNGKPVNFQEMEGNIILVNFWATWCPPCVAEMPSLNNLYVDYKDKITFVFLANDTMKSVEAYLEKNTYDFPVYYSKEKEPIELQSSSIPTTYLIDDQGTIVMKEVGAYNWNSTSVRNQIDELLAFSLAE, from the coding sequence ATGAAACTCACTAAAAAACATTGGTACAATATTATTTTCGTTGTCGTACTTGTATTGATCATTTTTACGCCTGTGGGAACGTTTGTCAAAATAAAATTCAATCAAGCAAAAATGTTATTCTTTAGCCCAACTAATATAGAAGTGTCAGAAAGAGTCGTTATAAGTGATTTTGATTGGAATTTGGTAGATAGTAACGGAAAACCTGTAAACTTTCAAGAAATGGAAGGAAATATCATTCTCGTAAACTTTTGGGCGACTTGGTGTCCGCCGTGTGTGGCAGAAATGCCAAGTTTGAACAATTTGTATGTGGATTATAAGGATAAAATTACGTTTGTATTTTTGGCGAATGATACAATGAAAAGCGTTGAAGCGTATCTTGAAAAGAATACGTATGATTTCCCTGTGTATTACAGCAAAGAAAAAGAGCCAATAGAACTGCAATCATCAAGTATTCCTACTACGTATTTAATTGACGATCAAGGAACGATTGTCATGAAAGAAGTTGGAGCGTATAATTGGAATAGTACCAGCGTTCGCAACCAAATTGATGAATTGTTAGCCTTTTCGCTTGCTGAGTGA
- a CDS encoding sterol desaturase family protein — translation MTTFIWIATFLGTFCMMEFMAWATHKYVMHGFLWSLHKDHHHKDHDSWFERNDAFFIFYAVVSMGCFFLWRFDIFWYGLPIGIGIFAYGLTYFLVHDIFIHQRFKMFRKADNWYAKGIRRAHKIHHKHLGKGDGECFGMLWVPMKYFKQKKSLSKRKG, via the coding sequence ATGACAACCTTTATTTGGATAGCAACTTTTTTAGGAACCTTTTGTATGATGGAATTCATGGCGTGGGCAACACATAAATATGTGATGCATGGTTTTTTATGGTCGCTACACAAAGATCATCACCATAAAGATCACGATTCATGGTTTGAACGAAATGATGCCTTTTTTATCTTCTATGCCGTCGTGAGTATGGGCTGCTTTTTCTTATGGAGATTTGACATTTTTTGGTATGGTTTGCCTATTGGAATTGGAATTTTCGCCTACGGACTCACCTATTTTTTAGTGCATGATATTTTTATTCACCAACGTTTTAAAATGTTCCGAAAGGCAGATAATTGGTATGCAAAAGGCATTCGTAGAGCGCACAAAATTCACCACAAACATTTAGGAAAAGGTGATGGTGAATGTTTTGGAATGTTGTGGGTTCCGATGAAGTATTTTAAACAAAAAAAATCACTCAGCAAGCGAAAAGGCTAA
- a CDS encoding phytoene/squalene synthase family protein, giving the protein MKALFDSVSYNCSTLVTKSYSTSFSLATKMLAPSIRQDIYNIYGFVRFADEIVDSFHEFDKKFLLDKFQADWDSALEHKISLNPILNSFQHTVHKYDIPIHLIDAFMRSMRQDLDKKVYLTDEEYKEYIYGSADVVGLMCLKVFVKGDEEKYEELKSSAMSLGSAFQKVNFLRDLKADFEDLDRTYFPDADLKNLDEASKQKIIEEIENDFKLGLEGIAKLPIEAKFGVFTAYKYYSKLLHKLKRTPSVKIKSTRIRIPNYQKMALLAKSYVNYQLNLI; this is encoded by the coding sequence ATGAAAGCTCTATTTGATTCTGTTTCTTACAACTGCAGTACGCTTGTCACCAAATCGTACAGCACCTCTTTTTCATTAGCTACAAAAATGCTGGCGCCGTCCATTCGTCAAGACATTTACAATATTTATGGTTTTGTGCGCTTTGCAGATGAAATCGTAGATTCTTTCCATGAGTTTGACAAAAAATTCTTGTTAGACAAGTTTCAAGCAGATTGGGATTCAGCATTGGAACATAAAATTAGTTTAAATCCTATTTTAAATTCTTTTCAACATACGGTTCATAAATACGACATTCCTATTCACTTGATTGATGCGTTTATGAGAAGTATGCGTCAAGATTTAGACAAAAAAGTCTACTTAACCGATGAAGAATACAAAGAATATATATACGGTTCGGCAGATGTCGTTGGATTGATGTGTTTGAAAGTATTTGTAAAAGGAGATGAGGAAAAGTATGAAGAGTTAAAATCTTCGGCAATGTCGTTAGGTTCAGCGTTTCAGAAAGTGAATTTCTTGCGTGATTTAAAAGCGGATTTTGAAGATTTAGATCGCACGTACTTTCCAGATGCTGATTTGAAAAATTTAGACGAAGCTTCAAAACAAAAAATTATTGAAGAAATAGAAAACGATTTCAAACTTGGATTGGAAGGAATTGCAAAACTTCCGATAGAAGCAAAATTTGGCGTATTTACCGCGTACAAGTATTATTCAAAACTATTGCACAAGCTGAAACGAACGCCATCCGTTAAAATTAAAAGTACACGAATTCGCATACCAAATTATCAAAAAATGGCGTTATTAGCGAAATCGTATGTAAATTATCAACTAAATTTGATTTAA
- a CDS encoding NAD(P)/FAD-dependent oxidoreductase, which translates to MKLKTIIIGSGFSSLSASCYLAQAGYDVTILEKNSTVGGRARQLKRDGFTFDLGPSWYWMPDVFERFFSDFNTKPSEFYHLEKLNPAYEVYFGKNDSIRIEDTLEKICAAFEKEEEGSSAKLRKFIANAEENYNVAIKDLVYKPGVSPLELVNTKTITKIGQFFSNIKRDVRKEFKNDRLIKILEFPVLFLGAKPSDTPSFYSFMNYADFGLGTWHPDGGMYSIIQAMETLAKRLGVTIKTNENVVKIDVQGKRAKKVITENGEHEADIVLSGADYHHSETLLDQQYRQYSENYWGKKTFAPSSLLFYVGFDKKIENVSHHTLFFDVDFDAHAHVIYDKASWPKEPLFYANFPSMTDSAAAPKGKEAGFFLIPIAPGLEDTQALRDQYFDIIMDRFQDLTAQNITKHIIFKESFCVNDFVKEYNSYKGNAYGMANTLLQTAFLRPNLKSKKVSNLYFTGQLTVPGPGVPPALISGKLVAELITKHQPNTHESSI; encoded by the coding sequence ATGAAATTAAAAACTATAATTATAGGTTCTGGATTTTCATCCTTATCTGCTTCTTGTTACTTAGCACAAGCGGGATATGACGTTACCATCCTTGAGAAAAATTCGACTGTCGGCGGAAGAGCCCGACAGTTAAAACGTGACGGTTTTACGTTTGATTTAGGACCATCTTGGTACTGGATGCCAGACGTTTTTGAACGTTTCTTCAGTGACTTTAACACTAAACCTTCTGAATTTTATCACTTAGAGAAATTGAATCCTGCATACGAGGTCTATTTTGGCAAAAATGATTCTATTCGTATTGAAGATACTTTAGAGAAAATTTGTGCAGCTTTTGAAAAAGAAGAAGAAGGAAGCAGCGCAAAACTTCGAAAATTTATTGCAAACGCAGAAGAAAATTACAATGTAGCCATTAAAGATTTGGTCTACAAACCTGGCGTTTCTCCTTTAGAACTTGTCAACACCAAAACAATTACGAAAATTGGTCAATTTTTCAGCAACATAAAACGTGATGTTCGCAAAGAGTTCAAAAATGACCGATTGATCAAGATATTGGAATTTCCAGTGTTATTTTTAGGGGCAAAACCAAGTGATACACCTTCGTTTTATAGTTTTATGAATTATGCCGATTTCGGATTGGGAACTTGGCATCCTGATGGCGGTATGTACAGCATTATTCAAGCAATGGAAACCTTGGCAAAACGTTTAGGTGTGACCATCAAAACGAATGAAAATGTAGTGAAGATTGATGTACAGGGAAAACGAGCGAAAAAAGTTATCACTGAAAATGGCGAACATGAAGCGGATATTGTACTTTCCGGAGCTGATTATCACCATTCAGAAACGTTGTTAGACCAACAATACCGTCAATATTCTGAAAATTATTGGGGCAAAAAAACCTTTGCGCCTTCTTCCCTTCTATTTTATGTAGGTTTTGATAAGAAGATTGAAAATGTATCGCATCACACTTTATTTTTTGATGTTGATTTTGATGCGCATGCACATGTTATTTACGACAAAGCTTCTTGGCCAAAAGAACCATTATTTTATGCAAATTTTCCGTCTATGACAGATTCCGCAGCAGCGCCAAAAGGAAAAGAAGCAGGTTTCTTTTTAATTCCGATTGCGCCAGGTTTGGAAGATACGCAAGCACTTCGCGATCAGTATTTTGACATCATTATGGATAGATTTCAGGACTTGACTGCACAAAATATCACAAAACATATTATCTTTAAAGAGTCTTTTTGTGTAAATGACTTCGTAAAAGAATACAATTCATACAAAGGAAATGCGTACGGAATGGCAAATACGCTGTTGCAAACTGCATTTTTACGACCTAATTTGAAAAGTAAAAAAGTTTCTAACTTATATTTTACTGGACAATTAACCGTTCCTGGGCCTGGAGTTCCTCCAGCATTGATTTCTGGGAAATTGGTAGCTGAATTAATCACTAAACACCAACCAAATACTCATGAAAGCTCTATTTGA
- a CDS encoding MerR family transcriptional regulator, whose amino-acid sequence MDAVKTKFSIKDLENLSGVKAHTIRIWEKRYELLAPERTDTNIRTYDLKSLQKLLNITLLYKNGYKISKIAQIPEDKIHILVREIATEKNIHNQALNSFKLSMLNFDYGLFYNTYNKLLAEKSFREIFYDTFIPLLNELGVLWHTQTINPAHEHFISSLVKQKIILNTERIQSLEKSNKTKTFVLYLPENEIHEIGLLYLNYELQLKGYHTIYLGQTIPIESLTNIHSFFPELHFISYFTVTPVEDKLEEYLEEFSEKIGFDEHHLWLLGYQAKFVKNTKNYKNLKVFKSIIDLVEEI is encoded by the coding sequence ATGGATGCTGTAAAAACTAAATTTAGTATAAAAGACTTAGAAAATCTTTCAGGAGTAAAAGCTCACACCATACGTATTTGGGAAAAAAGATACGAATTATTAGCTCCAGAAAGAACAGATACAAATATACGAACTTATGACTTAAAGAGTTTGCAAAAACTTCTTAACATAACTCTCCTTTACAAAAACGGGTATAAAATTTCAAAAATTGCACAAATTCCTGAAGATAAGATTCACATTCTTGTTCGAGAGATTGCAACAGAGAAAAATATTCACAATCAAGCATTGAACTCCTTTAAGTTGTCAATGCTTAATTTTGATTATGGTTTATTCTACAATACTTATAATAAATTGTTAGCGGAAAAATCGTTCCGAGAAATTTTTTATGACACTTTCATTCCTTTATTGAACGAATTAGGTGTTTTGTGGCACACGCAAACCATCAATCCAGCGCATGAGCATTTCATTTCAAGTTTGGTAAAGCAAAAAATTATTTTAAATACGGAACGTATTCAGTCATTAGAAAAATCGAACAAGACAAAAACGTTTGTTTTATACTTACCTGAAAATGAGATTCATGAAATTGGATTGCTATATTTAAACTACGAATTACAATTGAAAGGATATCACACCATATATCTTGGTCAAACGATTCCGATTGAGAGTTTAACAAATATTCACAGTTTTTTTCCAGAATTACATTTTATTTCTTACTTTACAGTAACTCCCGTAGAGGACAAACTTGAAGAGTACTTAGAAGAATTTAGTGAAAAAATTGGTTTTGATGAGCATCATTTATGGTTGTTAGGCTACCAAGCAAAATTTGTAAAAAACACGAAAAACTACAAGAATCTTAAAGTTTTTAAGTCAATTATTGACCTAGTTGAAGAAATTTAG
- a CDS encoding gamma-glutamylcyclotransferase family protein, producing MKQNLFSYGTLQLEKVQLESFGRLLQGEKDVLQGFQLGKVQITNKAVLALSEATFHPIAIQTNHPNDTISGTLYKITSDELAQADAYEVAAYKRVEATFQSGKKGWVYVKA from the coding sequence GTGAAACAAAATCTATTCTCATACGGAACACTACAACTGGAAAAAGTGCAATTAGAATCTTTTGGTAGACTTTTACAAGGGGAAAAAGATGTTTTGCAAGGTTTTCAACTCGGAAAAGTCCAAATTACAAATAAAGCCGTTTTAGCACTAAGTGAAGCTACATTTCATCCAATAGCCATTCAAACGAACCATCCAAACGACACCATTTCAGGAACTTTATATAAAATCACTTCCGACGAATTGGCACAAGCAGATGCTTATGAAGTCGCAGCGTATAAAAGGGTAGAAGCCACATTTCAATCTGGAAAAAAAGGTTGGGTGTATGTAAAAGCGTAA
- a CDS encoding class I lanthipeptide has translation MKKRIKKLSIKKMNVANLSAESMIGIVAGGIKRSRELDGECWYSRHRDCTLPPPDPCQDTKCAETVCRL, from the coding sequence ATGAAAAAAAGAATTAAGAAATTAAGTATTAAAAAAATGAATGTAGCTAATTTAAGTGCTGAATCAATGATTGGTATTGTCGCAGGAGGCATAAAACGTTCTCGGGAATTAGATGGCGAATGTTGGTATTCAAGACACAGAGATTGTACCTTACCACCTCCAGACCCTTGCCAAGACACTAAGTGTGCAGAAACGGTATGCCGCCTTTAA
- a CDS encoding shikimate kinase, translating to MTIVLLGYMASGKSAVSKLLGTALEIPVLDLDEYIETKEGKTIPEIFETKGEIYFRMKEHLYLKEVLEMQQPIILSLGGGTPCYANNMQLIHEYTKQTFYLQTSILEIINRVKDEKAKRPLIRAISDEDLPEFIGKHLFERNIFYQQATHCVLTDTKTIEAVVEEIRKIVIKQIDEKIN from the coding sequence ATGACAATTGTACTTTTAGGATATATGGCAAGTGGGAAGAGTGCTGTTTCAAAATTATTGGGAACAGCATTGGAAATTCCTGTGTTAGATTTAGATGAATATATTGAAACGAAAGAAGGAAAAACGATTCCTGAAATTTTTGAAACGAAAGGAGAAATTTATTTCCGAATGAAAGAGCATTTGTATCTGAAAGAAGTCTTGGAAATGCAACAACCAATAATTCTTTCTTTAGGTGGCGGCACACCATGTTATGCCAATAATATGCAGTTGATTCATGAGTACACAAAACAGACTTTTTATTTACAAACGTCGATTCTAGAGATTATCAATAGAGTAAAGGATGAAAAAGCAAAGAGACCACTGATACGCGCAATTTCTGATGAAGATTTACCAGAGTTTATCGGGAAGCATTTGTTTGAGCGAAATATTTTTTATCAACAAGCTACGCATTGTGTTTTGACAGATACAAAGACAATTGAAGCTGTTGTAGAGGAAATTAGAAAGATTGTCATAAAACAAATTGACGAAAAGATAAATTGA
- a CDS encoding phosphoribosyltransferase family protein, producing the protein MTVTGNIILNHQQIQHKTRRIAYQILESNVNEEEIIIAGIANNGFVFAQKIKAELEKITDAVITLCEVRIDKQHPLTAVTTSIAKEAYIHKPLVLIDDVLNSGTTLIYGVKHFLDVPLKNFKTAVLVNRNHKKYPIKADFKGISLSTSIQEHIDVVFAEKDMAYLI; encoded by the coding sequence ATGACTGTCACGGGAAATATTATACTAAACCACCAACAAATTCAACACAAAACACGCCGCATTGCCTATCAAATTTTGGAATCGAACGTGAATGAAGAAGAAATCATCATTGCTGGAATTGCCAATAATGGATTTGTATTTGCGCAAAAAATAAAAGCGGAGTTGGAAAAAATTACCGATGCTGTGATTACTTTGTGTGAAGTGAGGATTGACAAGCAACATCCGTTGACAGCTGTGACAACTTCCATCGCAAAAGAAGCTTACATCCACAAACCTTTGGTACTGATTGATGATGTATTGAATTCGGGTACCACTTTAATTTATGGTGTGAAGCACTTTTTAGACGTTCCATTGAAGAATTTCAAAACGGCGGTACTTGTGAATCGAAATCACAAAAAATACCCTATAAAGGCAGATTTTAAGGGAATTTCCTTGTCTACTTCCATTCAAGAACATATTGATGTTGTTTTTGCTGAAAAAGATATGGCGTATTTGATATAA
- a CDS encoding RNA-binding S4 domain-containing protein, producing MRIDKYLWCVRYFKTRNMATIACKKGHVKVNGATVKPSREVYATDKLEVRKEQVTRRLTVLDIPKSRVGAKLVDMYRVDTTPKENYEHLELLKHAKEHYRKQGTGRPTKKDRREIDEYLDDTFDGEETNA from the coding sequence ATGAGGATCGATAAATACTTATGGTGCGTACGCTATTTCAAGACTCGAAATATGGCAACAATCGCTTGTAAAAAGGGACATGTAAAGGTAAATGGTGCTACTGTAAAACCATCGCGAGAAGTGTATGCAACGGACAAATTAGAGGTTAGAAAAGAGCAAGTTACGCGACGTTTAACGGTGCTTGATATTCCTAAAAGTCGTGTCGGTGCAAAACTGGTTGATATGTATCGTGTTGATACAACTCCGAAAGAAAACTACGAACATTTAGAATTATTAAAACACGCCAAAGAACATTATCGCAAACAAGGAACGGGAAGACCAACAAAGAAAGACCGTCGTGAAATTGACGAATATCTCGACGATACTTTTGATGGTGAAGAAACTAATGCTTAA